One Desulfomicrobium apsheronum genomic window, GCCGGTTCCAATTGGAACGCTGGCGGTTCGGTCACCTTCGGCTATGGTTTCTCCGCCGATGCCCATGTGGGCATGGGCAAGAATTCGGCTGACTCAGCCTGGGTGAACAGGCAGACCTCGCTTATCGGCCAGGAAGAGGTCGATATCCGCACCGAGAAGAACACGCATGTCGAGGGCGCGGTCATCGCCGCCAAGAACGGGAATCTCAAGCTGGATACGGGCACCCTGACCTACGGGGATATCAAGGATCACGATAAATCCAAGAACCTCCAGGTCAGCCTGTCAGGTTCTTACTCCTTCGGCGGAGAGGGGGAAACGTCATCTTCCAGCACTTTCGATGGCGGTTACAATTCCGGAGACCGTCGCCAAGTCAATCGCGCCACCATCGGCGCAGGCGAGATCATCATCCGCTCCGACCCCGACAGCGGCCTGGAGGGGTTGAACCGGGACCTGAGGAGGGCCCGGGAGATCACCAGGGACGAACAGATTTCGGTAATCGTGTATGTCGACAGTTCGGCGATCCGGGAAATCGCGAGCGGTTTTGAAGGGATCAGAAGCAATCTGGAAAAGCTGGCCCAACTGGTGAAACAGGCGCTACCTGACGATCAACGTCTCCAGGACAGTGTGGATAACCAGCTGTCCTTCCGGGGTAAGCTCATTGAAAAGGGAATGACCGATGAGCAGGCCGATGCCGTGCTTCAAAAATATGCCCTGTACGCCGACTTGATGGGTGAGATCGGTAAGTTAGTCGATGCGAAAGGTGGTTGGAGCAATCTGACGGAAGCCGAGGCGCAGGCTTTCATTGATTCGCTCCAGAGAGATTCGCGCTTCGTTGCGTTGTTGGCATCCTCCGATAATATTCTTTCTGATTCGCAAGCAATCACAATAAATAGTGGAAAATACGTAGTCGGTACTGTCACAGGCGGCCTTCAGGCTGCAGGTTCAGACGCGAAGTCCGTTTTGCTCTTTCTCAACGACATGTCAGGTTACATGTTCTGCAGTGCGAGCGGCGGACTTCTGTTTCAAGAGAATGCCCTCAATTTCACAAATACCGTGCATGATTTCACAGATGCAGTTGTATACTTAACGCAACACATCGATGAGGTTGGCCCAGCCGTAGTTGAAGGGCTAGAAAAAAAGTGGAATGAATACTTGCTGGCTGTCAGGGAAGGGGACTATTATCGCGCGGGCAATCTGTTTGGAGAATTCCATTACGAAGTAGGCACGGTTCTCGTCGGGGCCATAGGAACTGCGAAGGGCTTGATGAGCGGGCTGAAATCCGCAGCCCCGAAGTTCGCTGCGACAGTGGAGGCTGCGGAAGCGGCGAGGCTTGCGAAGGTTGGGGATGGGGCGGTTGGGGTAGCTTCAAAGTATGCGGTTGGTGACTTTGCTGTAGTTTCTGGTAAAATTAGTCAAAAGCAATTGCGACATATAGTTGGACGCAAAGAATATCGTGGCGGTGGTTTTTTAAATAGTCTTGAAGATGCACAAAATGTACTTGACTCCTTCCGATCTGGAAAAACTACAATACTTGGTAAGTCTAAACAAGGATTTCCGATTGTTCGATATGAAGGTATTACAGGGACGAATGTAAATATTTTATCAGGTTTTACAAATCAACCGACCAATGTGTTTATGATTAAAGGGACAAAGAGCCCGAGTGTTGTGCCTATGAATCCTAATTGGATACCATAAAGGAAATTAATCTTATGACATTTTTGCAAGAACAATCATTGATTTTAGTGCAGTCCTTGCTCGGAGTAATATCTTCAAACTTTAGAATGGTGTATATCTCTGAATTAAATGAAAAAATAATTATTACAATAGTTCTTGAGAATCTATCAGTGAATGATATGGAAGAAATTGATGATTTAAAATCTGAATTTGAAGCTTTGCAAACTTGCCAAATTGACTTTGATATTATTGTAAAAATTTCGAGCATAGATCTTAATTGGCCAGATGTATCTACAATAGTGGTATATCGAAGAAAAGAAGATTAATCCCAAAAAATGAAATCAATTTTAAATATCAAGTTGGTTATAAAGGGAGGATGTCCGAAATTTCGTGTAAACGGAATTCTTATTATGTTGTTCAATCAATCTGAATCAGGTCTCCATGATAAATTTATGAGGCCTGCCTCCGGCAGAACATTCATGAGTTGATTAGATTTCAGTTAGCCAAGAGAAGTGGCACAAAGAGTATTGTGATAATGGGCGATCGGTATGATCGCGATTGTCCGTTGCCTTGTCGGCGCCACCGGTAATAAAGGGTGTGCATTCCGGGCTCGTTGTCCGGACATGTCACGAAATCCGGAGGATGCATGGACGTCAGCAGAAGCAGGCTGCGACAGGCGGTGGAAAAGGGTATACTCGATGCCGGACAGGCGGGGCTGTTGTGGGAGTTTCTTGAGGCTTCGGCCGTGGACACGCCGGGTTTTCGCTTCACCCACGTCCTTTATTATCTGGGCGGCCTCATGGCCATCGGCGCCATGAGCCTGTTCATGACCCTGGGCTGGGAGTCGTTCGGGGGGTGGGGGCTGCTTGGTATTGCCGTGGCCTACGCGTTGGCCGGCCTTCTGCTCACCGAAAATTTTCTGCACAAGCGCCGCTTGCCCATCCCGGCCGGGATCATCGCCACCTTTGTCGTGGTCCTGACTCCGCTTGCGATCTACGGATTCCAGGTAGCCATGGGCTGGTGGGCCGATGGACGGGTTTACCGCGACTACCATGTCTATATCGACTGGCGCTGGATCTTCATGGAGCTGGGTACCCTGGCCGCAGGGGCGATCTTGCTCTGGCGCTACCGGTTGCCGTTTCTGGTCATGCCCGTGGCCGCGACGCTGTGGTACATGAGCATGGACCTGACGCCTTTCATCTTCGGCCAGGCCGACGTCAACTGGGAACTGCGCAAGCTCGTCTCGCTCTGGTCCGGCGTGGTCATCACCCTTGTTGCCCTGTGGATCGACATCCGCACCAGGGGTGAAAAAGACTACGCCTTCTGGCTCTACATTTTTGGGGTCACTGCGTTCTGGGGCGGGCTTTCGCTGATGCGCTCCGACAGCGAGTTGAACAAATTTCTCTATTTCTGCATCAACATGCTGCTCATCTTCTGCGGCGCGGCGTTGCGGCGCAGGGTTTTCGCCGTTTTCGGTGGCCTGGGCGCGGCGGGCTATCTGGGCTATCTGTCCTGGAACGTCTTCAAGGACAGCCTGCTCTTTCCTTTCGTGCTGACCATCATTGGGCTTGGCGTGATCTGGCTTGGCATCATCTGGCAACGCCACGAGAAAGCCATTGCCCTGAAATTGAGAGGAATTCTGCCCAAGCCGCTGCAGGATCTGGTGGATCGCCGAGGCTAGCGGGCCAGCGCCATTCCCGCTTCATGCAACGTAAAAGAGCCGCAGGGATTTTTCTGTGGCTCTTTTACGTTGACCCTTGTGGTCTTGCGCCTCCGATTCAGGTTCAGAGCAACACGATCCGGTCCGGTTCGATGCTGATTTTCTTTTGCTTGTAGAGGCGGCCCAGGGCTTTTTTGTAGTTGGACTTGCTGGCCCCGAAGGCGGCGGCGATGTATTCGGCCGGACTTTTGTCCGTCAGATCTGTGCTTCCACCGCATGCCGCCAGATGGGTCAGGATGCGGTCACCCAGCATGTCCAGGCCGGACCTGCCGGGAGGCAGCAGGGACAGATCGATCTTGCCGTCCGGGCGGATGGCCTTGATGAAGCCCTTCATGCGCTGGCCATAGCGCAACTCGCCGGGTGCGTCGTCGCGAAAGACCAGCCCTAGGTGGGTGTTGTTGATCACGGCCTTGAAACCGAGTTCCGAGAAGCCACTGATGAGCAGATCCACTTCTTGACCCGGCTTGAATCCTTCTCCCTCTTCGCTCAGGTAGGAGTGCAGCTTGGCCGTGCCCGCCAGACGGCCGGTGCGTTCGTCGATGTACACGAGGATGACGTAGGAGCGGCCTTCCTCCAGCGCCTTGTACTGCTCGATTGACGGGACAAAGAGGTCCTTGGGCAGGCCCCAGTCCACGAAGACTCCGGACTTGGTCACGGCCACGACCTTCATGAAGGCGCACTGGCCGACTTCGGCCTTGGGTTTGGTCACGCTGCCCGTGAGCACGGTTTCGGAGTCCCGGTACAAAAAGACGCTCAGGCTGTCGCCAACAGCCGTGCCCGTCGGAAGTTCACGCTTGGGCACGAAGACCTCACCCAGGTTTTCGCCGTCGAGATAGGCTCCGCCCGTGACCATTTTCATGACCTTGAGGGTCGCGGTTTTGCCGAATTCAATCATGAAAGTTCCTCCCGCGAGATTTTCGCAAGCCCGCTCAAAAATTTTCTTAAAAGCTGATCCCGGCAGTACACGAAATTACGATGCCCCTGTTTGCGGAAGAGGGCGGAAAGTTCGGATTTCGAGATTTCCATGCCGCCTGCGTCCAGGACACGGATCATGTCCGAGTCCTTGAGCTCAAGGGCGATGCGGATCTTGCGTAGGATCAGGTTGTTGTTCAGCGTCTCGGCCGTTTCAGGGGCCATTTCCCGGACGCCGCGCCGGGAGGTGATCAGGCCGTCCAGAAACGCGCTCAGCAGCACATCCGGGCAGTCCACGAAACCCGGTTCGTCGTCCTTCTTGAGCAGGAGATCGAGATCTTCCTGGCTCAGGCCGTGTCCACCCAGGGTAAAGAGCCGGATGACACCGGCGTTGTCCAGGTTCAGTGCATAGCGCAGTCGGCGCAGAATGTCGTTGTTGGTCATCGATCCAGTCCTTGGTGAAAAGCGTCTGGCCTCGCCTACACGGGAAGTTTGCGGCGGTCATCAGGAAATTGTCTCCCCGCCCGGCCGGGAAGGGGTGCGTGTTTGCTCTTGACCCGTTGTGTCGGAATGTTAGGTTTTGCCCTATGCGTACACATTCTTGCCCTGTTTGTCTTTTCCCGTGGACCGTAATGGGTCCTATTTCCGTTTTGCCGATGATTCTTGCCGTTTTGGTTGTGGCCGGTCTTTTTTTTGCGCCTTGCGACAGTGTTTACGCTGCCGTCAATTCAGCCCAAAAGGTTCGATTGCAGCTCAAATGGCGACATCAGTTTCAGTTTGCCGGGTACTACGCGGCCGTGACCCAAGGTTTTTTCGAGGACGAAGGACTGCAGGTCGAGCTGCTTGAGGGCTCGCCGGGCATTGACCCGGCCACCAGACTGGTCGCCGGGGAGGCCGAGTTTGCCGTGGATTCTCCCGCGAGTCTCATCAAACGCCAGGAAGGCAGTCCCCTCGTCGCTCTTGCCGCCATTTTCCAGCATTCGCCAAGCGTCATGATGACGCTCAAGGAGTCTCGTCTGGATTCTCCGCATGACCTGCGCGGCAAGCGCATCATGATGACCTCCGCAACGGATCCGGAATGTCTGGCCATGCTCGTCAGCGAGGGGGTTGCGCTGGAGAGCGTGACCCTGGTTCCGCATTCCTGGAGTATTGACGATCTTGTGTCGGGCAAGGTCGATGCCATGAGCGCCTACCTGACCAGTGAGCCCTACCACATGCAGGAGCGCGGTGTTCCCGCCGCGTTCATCAGGCCCATCAATTACGGAGTGGATTTCTACGGCGACTGTCTGGTCTCGACCGAAGAGCAGGTGCAAAAACATCCGGAGCGGGTCGAGGCTTTTCTGCGCGCGGTGCAGCGCGGCTGGCGATATGCCATGGAGAATCCGCAGGAACTGGCCCAGCTCATCCGCGTCCGATATTCCTCCGAGCTTTCAATGGAACATCTTCTTTTCGAAGCCAAGACCATGCGCAGGCTGATCCGCCCGGATTTTGTCGAGATCGGCCACATGAATCCCGAGCGCTGGCGGTACATCGCAAACCTTTATGTCAAGCTTGGAATGATGGCTCCGGATTATGACCTGTCCGGATTTCTCTATCCGGAATTCAAGGAGAACCTCCTGGCCCGCAAGCAGCAGGCCATCCGTACGACCTTGATCGTTCTGGGCATTATCCTGTTTGTCGGGACCGGGATCACGGCCATGCTTTTCTTTTTCAATGCCCGGCTCAGCAGGCAGGTTCACGAACGTACCGCCGCCTTGTCCGCCAGCGAGCGCAGTTTCAGGGCCTTTTTCGAGATGGCCAGCGTAGGCGTGGTTCAGTTCGAGGGGGGGGCGCAGCGTTTCATCAAGGTGAACCAGAAATTTTCCGAGCTGATGGGCTACTCACCCGCGGAGTTGAGCCAGCTTTCCCCGCGCGATCTTATTTATCCCGACGACTGGCAGGCATCCGTGGATACCATGCAGAGCCTGGCCGCGAGGACGCACAAGGAGATCACTCTGGAGAAGCGCTATGTGCGCAAGGATGGAGCTGTGTTTTGGGGGCAGGCGACCATTTCACCCCTGTGGGGCAAGGGGGATCATCCGGAGTTCTACTTGGCGGTGGTTCGCGACATCACCATGCGCAAGAAGGCCGAGGAGAAGCTCATGTTGGCCGCCAAGGTTTTCGAGAACACCGTAGAGGGCATCGTGGTCACCGACGCCCATGGGACCATCGAACAGGTCAATCCAGGCTTCAGCATCATCACCGGGTACACTCCGCAAGAGGCCGTGGGTGGCAATCCGCGCATCCTCAAGTCCGATCGCCATCCGCAGCATTTCTATCAGGAGATGTG contains:
- a CDS encoding hemagglutinin repeat-containing protein; this encodes AGSNWNAGGSVTFGYGFSADAHVGMGKNSADSAWVNRQTSLIGQEEVDIRTEKNTHVEGAVIAAKNGNLKLDTGTLTYGDIKDHDKSKNLQVSLSGSYSFGGEGETSSSSTFDGGYNSGDRRQVNRATIGAGEIIIRSDPDSGLEGLNRDLRRAREITRDEQISVIVYVDSSAIREIASGFEGIRSNLEKLAQLVKQALPDDQRLQDSVDNQLSFRGKLIEKGMTDEQADAVLQKYALYADLMGEIGKLVDAKGGWSNLTEAEAQAFIDSLQRDSRFVALLASSDNILSDSQAITINSGKYVVGTVTGGLQAAGSDAKSVLLFLNDMSGYMFCSASGGLLFQENALNFTNTVHDFTDAVVYLTQHIDEVGPAVVEGLEKKWNEYLLAVREGDYYRAGNLFGEFHYEVGTVLVGAIGTAKGLMSGLKSAAPKFAATVEAAEAARLAKVGDGAVGVASKYAVGDFAVVSGKISQKQLRHIVGRKEYRGGGFLNSLEDAQNVLDSFRSGKTTILGKSKQGFPIVRYEGITGTNVNILSGFTNQPTNVFMIKGTKSPSVVPMNPNWIP
- a CDS encoding DUF2157 domain-containing protein; amino-acid sequence: MDVSRSRLRQAVEKGILDAGQAGLLWEFLEASAVDTPGFRFTHVLYYLGGLMAIGAMSLFMTLGWESFGGWGLLGIAVAYALAGLLLTENFLHKRRLPIPAGIIATFVVVLTPLAIYGFQVAMGWWADGRVYRDYHVYIDWRWIFMELGTLAAGAILLWRYRLPFLVMPVAATLWYMSMDLTPFIFGQADVNWELRKLVSLWSGVVITLVALWIDIRTRGEKDYAFWLYIFGVTAFWGGLSLMRSDSELNKFLYFCINMLLIFCGAALRRRVFAVFGGLGAAGYLGYLSWNVFKDSLLFPFVLTIIGLGVIWLGIIWQRHEKAIALKLRGILPKPLQDLVDRRG
- a CDS encoding CvfB family protein, with amino-acid sequence MIEFGKTATLKVMKMVTGGAYLDGENLGEVFVPKRELPTGTAVGDSLSVFLYRDSETVLTGSVTKPKAEVGQCAFMKVVAVTKSGVFVDWGLPKDLFVPSIEQYKALEEGRSYVILVYIDERTGRLAGTAKLHSYLSEEGEGFKPGQEVDLLISGFSELGFKAVINNTHLGLVFRDDAPGELRYGQRMKGFIKAIRPDGKIDLSLLPPGRSGLDMLGDRILTHLAACGGSTDLTDKSPAEYIAAAFGASKSNYKKALGRLYKQKKISIEPDRIVLL
- a CDS encoding DUF1456 family protein, which encodes MTNNDILRRLRYALNLDNAGVIRLFTLGGHGLSQEDLDLLLKKDDEPGFVDCPDVLLSAFLDGLITSRRGVREMAPETAETLNNNLILRKIRIALELKDSDMIRVLDAGGMEISKSELSALFRKQGHRNFVYCRDQLLRKFLSGLAKISREELS
- a CDS encoding EAL domain-containing protein, which gives rise to MILAVLVVAGLFFAPCDSVYAAVNSAQKVRLQLKWRHQFQFAGYYAAVTQGFFEDEGLQVELLEGSPGIDPATRLVAGEAEFAVDSPASLIKRQEGSPLVALAAIFQHSPSVMMTLKESRLDSPHDLRGKRIMMTSATDPECLAMLVSEGVALESVTLVPHSWSIDDLVSGKVDAMSAYLTSEPYHMQERGVPAAFIRPINYGVDFYGDCLVSTEEQVQKHPERVEAFLRAVQRGWRYAMENPQELAQLIRVRYSSELSMEHLLFEAKTMRRLIRPDFVEIGHMNPERWRYIANLYVKLGMMAPDYDLSGFLYPEFKENLLARKQQAIRTTLIVLGIILFVGTGITAMLFFFNARLSRQVHERTAALSASERSFRAFFEMASVGVVQFEGGAQRFIKVNQKFSELMGYSPAELSQLSPRDLIYPDDWQASVDTMQSLAARTHKEITLEKRYVRKDGAVFWGQATISPLWGKGDHPEFYLAVVRDITMRKKAEEKLMLAAKVFENTVEGIVVTDAHGTIEQVNPGFSIITGYTPQEAVGGNPRILKSDRHPQHFYQEMWAKLVADGHWAGEIWNRRKNGESYPEWLTISAIRNDAGEITNYVSIFHDITELKRQQDALEYQAQHDALTGLPNRILLGDRLRMALAQLERSNGKLALLFFDLDNFKTINDGLGHGVGDALLVELSRRMEKLLRSGDTLARLGGDEFLVLLPEIESVDAASHIANRMLDALKTPFHHGDVEYFVTASIGVTIAPDDGSEGSKLIKNADMAMYRAKSMGRNNYQYFTPEMDVAAHRRISMEYKLRKAIEAQEFELFYQPLVHIQSGEILGAEALIRWRSDGKLISPAEFIPLAEDSGLILPLGDWVLRTAAHQAKLWQDAGHDLTMSVNISSRQFSGTDLVLTLREVLLHTDLRPGKLYFEITESMLMGDVSKAETTLLNLREAGGTFFLDDFGTGYSSLSYLKRLPIDGLKIDRSFVKDITDDPDSRAIVAAIVSMAQTLNLRLVAEGVETQAQRSLLASMGPIVLQGYLASRPVPAQEFEELLAKGVLLSPLVG